Proteins encoded by one window of Nasonia vitripennis strain AsymCx chromosome 5, Nvit_psr_1.1, whole genome shotgun sequence:
- the LOC100124000 gene encoding vang-like protein 2-B, producing the protein MAPFQTTVTIRQENVQNLGQDVADVQILPDEDNWAENTTAITGNTSERSESMEDLEKWTNEENSFNVTCTRHISTTFTNIVVISGFFSPLIMVILPKLGLFSDAFATLPIQEKLVYASCNIECKGHLLGIAFKVTLFGIGNWAIFLRPRKAVMPRLLTFQTGVVTLSLLCLCTYWLFYIVQITEGAKTAVVGDLVEYKSLVTYAENLINSLLFIHFIAVILLEILHLKPTYYLKVIRSPDGVSRSYAIGELSIQRASIWILEKYYTEFPVYNPYLERLPVSKSSKKHSSNFKFYDVDENIANTSSDQTNRLGGGSDRAILAAQARRRDSSHNERFYEEHEYERRVKKRKARLITAAEEAFAHIQRVNSETGLAANQNPLDPMEAAQSVFPSMARALQKYLRITRQQPQHSVESILERLAHCLAQDATPKAFLEPFFNTKPVLSNEKERQRTYQHWALVCEGELPSRNITNGCEFQLRQGEIALLCSVYTLPYFYLTEQIALPKSNKFFIKFNSETPL; encoded by the exons ATGGCGCCTTTCCAAACAACGGTGACTATTAGACAagaaaatgtacaaaatcTGGGACAAGATGTTGCCGATGTGCAAATTCTGCCTGACGAGGACAACTGGGCGGAAAATACGACGGCTATCACCGGAAACACATCCGAGAGATCTGAATCGATGGAAGATCTTGAGAAGTGGACGAACGAGGAGAACTCCTTCAACGTCACTTGCACGCGTCACATCAGCACGACGTTCACCAACATAGTTGTTATCAGTGGATTTTTCAGTCCACTAATAATGGTTATCCTACCGAAACTTGGCCTTTTCTCGGACGCATTCGCAACGTTACCCATACAAGAGAAGCTGGTGTATGCGTCGTGTAATATAGAATGTAAAGGCCATTTACTTGGTATAGCGTTTAAGGTAACGTTGTTCGGTATCGGCAATTGGGCTATATTTTTGAGGCCGAGGAAAGCCGTCATGCCTAGATTACTGACCTTTCAAACTGGAGTGGTTACTCTGTCATTGCTATGTTTATGCACATACTGGTTGTTTTACATAGTACAG ATTACCGAAGGCGCTAAAACTGCTGTTGTTGGAGACTTGGTAGAATATAAAAGTCTTGTCACTTACGCCGAAAATCTGATCAACtcattattattcattcacTTTATTGCCGTTATACTATTGGAGATTCTTCACTTGAAGCCGACGTACTATTTGAAG GTCATACGATCGCCAGACGGCGTGTCCCGCTCATACGCGATCGGAGAGCTTTCCATTCAGCGGGCGTCTATTTGGATTCTGGAAAAGTACTACACCGAGTTTCCAGTCTACAATCCCTACCTAGAGCGATTGCCCGTCTCAAAATCCAGCAAAAAGCATTCGAGCAATTTCAAGTTCTACGACGTCGACGAGAATATCGCCAACACATCGTCGGATCAGACCAATCGATTAGGCGGCGGAAGCGATCGAGCTATATTAGCTGCACAAGCGCGAAGGCGAGACTCGAGTCACAACGAGCGCTTCTACGAGGAGCACGAGTACGAGAGAAGAGTGAAAAAGCGCAAAGCTAGACTGATCACTGCCGCGGAAGAAGCTTTCGCTCACATACAGAGAGTGAATTCGGAAACTGGATTGGCTGCCAATCAAAATCCCCTGGATCCAATGGAGGCAGCTCAATCGGTTTTCCCATCCATGGCGCGAGCATTGCAAAAGTACTTGAGAATCACGCGACAGCAGCCGCAACACTCTGTCGAAAGTATCTTAGAAAGACTGGCACATTGCTTGGCACAAGACGCCACACCGAAGGCATTTTTAGAGCCgttttttaatacaaagccTGTCCTGTCTAACGAGAAGGAGAGGCAACGCACATATCAGCATTGGGCACTCGTTTGCGAGGGCGAGCTTCCTTCGAGAAACATTACCAATGGTTGTGAATTTCAATTGAGACAAGGAGAGATCGCACTTTTATGCAGTGTCTACACATTGCCATATTTTTATCTGACTGAACAAATAGCACTTCCGAAGTCTAAcaagttttttataaaatttaattcagAGACACCCTTGTAG